A genomic window from Scomber scombrus chromosome 18, fScoSco1.1, whole genome shotgun sequence includes:
- the rab40c gene encoding ras-related protein Rab-40C → MGSQGSPVKSYDYLLKFLLVGDSDVGKGEILDSLQDGSAESPYAYSSGIDYKTTTILLDGRRVKLELWDTSGQGRFCTIFRSYSRGAQGILLVYDITNRWSFDGIDRWIREIDEHAPGVPRILVGNRLHLAFKRQVPTEQARAYAEKNGMTFFEVSPLCNFNVIESFTELSRIVLMRHGMEKFWRPNRVFSLQDLCCRAIVSCTPVHLIDKLPLPVAIKSHLKSFSMANGMNAVMMHGRSYSLANPAGGSKGNSLKRSKSIRPPQSPPQNCTRNNCKIS, encoded by the exons ATGGGCAGCCAGGGCAGCCCGGTGAAAAGCTACGACTACCTCCTCAAGTTCCTCCTGGTGGGAGACAGCGACGTTGGCAAAGGAGAGATCCTGGACAGCCTGCAGGACGGCTCTGCTGAATCCCCGTACGCTTACAGTAGCG gTATCGACTATAAAACCACGACCATTCTTCTGGATGGGAGGAGAGTGAAGCTGGAGCTTTG ggaCACATCGGGGCAGGGACGGTTCTGCACCATCTTCCGCTCTTATTCCCGCGGAGCTCAG GGCATCCTGCTGGTTTATGACATCACCAACCGCTGGTCGTTCGACGGCATCGACCGCTGGATCAGAGAGATCGATGAG CACGCTCCCGGCGTTCCTCGGATCCTCGTCGGTAACCGGCTGCATCTGGCCTTCAAGCGGCAGGTTCCCACCGAGCAGGCGCGGGCGTACGCCGAGAAGAACGGCATGACGTTCTTCGAGGTGAGCCCGCTGTGCAACTTCAACGTCATCGAGTCGTTCACGGAGCTGTCGCGCATCGTCCTGATGAGGCACGGCATGGAGAAGTTCTGGAGGCCCAACAGAG tCTTCAGCCTGCAGGATCTCTGCTGCAGAGCCATCGTGTCGTGCACGCCGGTCCACCTCATCGACAAGCTCCCGTTGCCCGTCGCCATCAAGTCTCACCTCAAGTCCTTCTCGATGGCGAACGGCATGAACGCCGTCATGATGCACGGACGCTCGTACTCGCTCGCAAACCCGGCCGGCGGCTCCAAGGGCAACAGCCTGAAACGCTCCAAGTCCATCCGCCCGCCTCAGAGCCCGCCGCAGAACTGCACCCGGAACAACTGTAAGATCTCCTAA